CAATCTGTATCGATCATTGAGCTACCATATCCGAAAAATAAAATTTATCCACAAGAAGGCTGGGAGCATATTGAAATTGTCGTACCTTTTTTAGCCAATGAATCTGTTGAACAGTGGGTCTCTCGCCTTAATGATCAATTTCAGTTTGAACAAAATCCACAACTTAATGTAAAAATTAGCCAACCTTTAGTAGAAAATGAACGGCTACCAAATCCAACTATTGCTATTTCATTAAAAGGTACAACAAATCAGAATTATTGTTGTCTAAAACTACACCCTTATGATATAAATGCTATAATTTTGTCGGAAATTATTATCTGATCCTTTTTATGGAGTAAAATATGAAGAAATTCGGTTTAGCTGCATCACTATTAGCAAGCTTAATTTTAACTGGCTGTGCCAATAGCGATATTTACAGCGGTAATGTTTATCGTGGTGATCAAGCTAAAGAAGCTCGAGCAATTAGCTATGGTACAGTTGTTTCTGTGCGTGAAGTGAAAATTCAAGCAGGTGATCAAGGTCCTTTAGGCGGCCTCGGTGGTGGTGTAATTGGCGGTATTGCTGCATCAACCATTGGTGGTGGACGAGGTCAAGCTATTGCTAGTGCGGTAGGCGCTATTGCGGGAGCAGTATTAGGCAGCAAAGTGGAAGAAAAAGCAAATCAAGTTTCTTCATTAGAAATGGTTATTCGCAAAGACGACGGTAAAGAAATCGTTGTTGTGCAGAAAAAAGAAGATGGTTTCGTACCAGGTAAACGTGTCAGAATCGTAGGTTCTAATGCAGACCTTAACGTTTCTCTCCTTTAAATCACGTTAAATTTATTTATATCTTAAGGAAAATTCAATGAAAAAACTTTCTCTTGTTTTATTAATGAGTGCGGCATTAGCTGCATGTACGGCTGATGTTTATTCAACGAAAGGGAATGCAACCATTCTTAGCAGTAAAACATTAGACGATAATACTGTCGAATTAACAATTGCAAAAGATGATGGCGAAGTTGTTACAATGACCCGTCAATATGATGCACACGCAGCAGTAGGCGCTCGTATTGTTGTTGATGATGCACAACAAAACCAAGATTCTGATTTAAAAACAATTCGTCGCTACGAATTCAAATAATCTAAATTTAAAGCCCCGAACTTTCGGGGTTTTTTATACCTAATATTTCTCTCAGATAAAATTTACTAAAATCTCACCGCTTGTAATGCACAATCTATTAAAAAAACTTTCATTTGAATGGTTAAATGCAAATATTTTAGGCATTTTACCGATATTTCTCGCTACCAATATTGCAGCTATTACTGTTTGGCAACTACATATTTCAGAACATACAATGCCGTTAGTATTAGGCATTATTGCAGGTGGGTTGTCGGACCTAGACAACCGTTTAACTGGCCGCCTTAAAAATCTTCTCTTCTCCCTTATTGCCTTTGGCATATCAGCCCTCAGCGCCCAACTTGCTCTTAGTTTTAATTGGCTATTTATTCCACTAATTACAACAATCACATTTATTGTCATAATGCTCGGTGCGATTGGACCACGTTACAGCACTATTGCATTTAGTACGCTCTTAGTTGCTGTTTACATCACGCTCACCTATACGGAAAATTCCGTCTGGTATAGTAATCCATTACTGATCGTTTGCGGAACGTTGCTTTATGGCATTTGTGCCGTACTGGTTTATCTGCTCTTTCCAAATCGGACAATGCAAGAGAATGTTGCACAATATTTTTCTTCCCTTGGGCATTATTTGCAAATTAAGGCCAGCTTTTTCGATCCAGATGACCCAGATTCTCTACCAGAAAAACAATTTGCACTCGCTCAAGCGAATATTGAGGTACTTAATGCATTTGATAAAGCACGAATATCCCTATTTTATCGTTTAAATAATCAACATCGAAACCGCTTTACCCAAAGAATGTTACGATTTTACTTCACAGGGCAAGACATCTGGGAACAAGCCAGCTCAAGCTATACCTCACACTATCTCGAATTATTTCAATCATTGCAAAATACAGATTTAGTTTTCCGTTTTCACCGCTTATTAGAGCTTCAAGCCACCGCTTGCCAGCAAATTGCGCATAGCCTACGCCATAATGAGCCTTATCAATACCCTATCCAGCGGACAAGAGTATTAATGGGATTAAATCAATCTCTCACATTCTATCAAGAAAAAGGGATAAAATATTTCAGCAAACTTCACTCTATTGCTGAAAACCTACGCTATATTGAAGGGCAGCTAGTTCAGCTTGCCAATAATAGCCCCAATGAACCCCCTCAAAATTTACCAAAAACCGTCCATTTAATTGCGGAAAATGCCTCAACATTTCGTAATATTATTCACGCCGTACGTAGCCAATGCCACTTTGGATCACAGCTGTTCCGCCACGCAATACGGCTCTCTATTGTAGTATTTATTTGCAGTTTATTCGCTGAATTATTTCAAATTACGCAAGGGTACTGGATATTACTCACAGCGATTCTCGTTTGCCAGCCAAACTATTCCGCCACAAAAAAACGCCTAATACAACGCGTAATTGGCACTATTCTTGGTGTGATTGTTGGGCTATCATTACGCTATATCTCGCCAACACTAGAAGCTCAACTTGGATTATTAGTCGCCTCTAGTAGCTTATTTTTTCTATTTCGCACCAATAATTATAGTTTTTCTACTTTCTTCATTACCCTACAAGTTTTGATAAGTTTTGATATTGTTGGGCTAGATCCTGATGGAGCAATGCTCCCTCGCATTATTGACACTCTTATTGGAGCAGGTATTGCGTGGCTTGCCGTTTCCTATTTATGGCCCGATTGGAAATATATCAATTTACGCCAAAGCCTTACGGAAACATTAGCGAGTAATGCTGATTATTTAAAACAGATCATTGCTCAATTACAATTCGGTTACCGCCATCAATTTTCTTATCGGGTCGCTCGCCGTTCTGCACAAAATGCGGTAGCAAATTTAAGCACAACGGTAGCAAATATGTTAGCTGAACCGAAAAAATACCAGAAAGCCCTCGGCAATGCCCCGAGCCTTCTCGGGCTAAGTTATACGCTAATCAGCTATATTTCAGCGTTAGGTACTTATCGATCGGAAAGTCATCTTCTAAATCAACAGATTGATTTTTCGGGTATTTTCTTTAAACAAGCAAAACAGGTTGTGCAATTATTAGAAAAAATAGCAAAAGATAAAGGTGATCAAAGGGAAATATTATTAGCCGAAATTGATAATACAGATCAACAACTACGCCAAATTGAAATGGAACACCAACTGTCAATTGATGAAAAGAGCCTCGTATTATTACAGCAACTGCATTTGATCGTACAATTACTTCCCCAATTTTATGGGCTTATCGACACAGAGAACACATTGCAAGTGCCCCAAAAAAACTAATCCAGATAAGCACTAAAATCCACGGTTCGTTTTAACTGCTCCAAAGCAATTTTACTGCTTGGTTGTTGTTCAATTTCTGCTAACAGCACCACGACATCCGCCAAACTACAAGCGGTTGGCAACACTGCATTTTCTGCAAAAAATTGTACACAACCCACCGCTTGTGTTTGCAGTAAATTTAGCAATAATTGCTGTAAATTCTGTTCCCGCAAACAGCTCGGGACTTGCTCAACCGTAAGCCGAGTTTTACCCTGCCACATTTTAGTTTGAATAACAAAGCCAAGTGTTGAAAGCTCTGATTCAATAACCTGCCAGCGTGAATTTTCATTCTCAATGCTGATTGATAAAGGGATCAATAACCGTTGGCTCTCGCCTTGTTGTAGTTGTAATGCTAACCGCAAACGAGCTAATTTCTCAATATTTACCAGCGAAAATTGCTCATTCTCTTTTAATAGCACGGCCTGCTTCTCTACAATCGCCAATGCCGGACAAAAATCGCCTTTGGTTATTTCAACTGAAGAAGTAAGCATCGGCATAACAGGTTTTGGTAAAATTTCAGTGTGATCTAACCGCTTGTTTGTATCCACTGGATTAACCGATGAAAGTAATTGTCCATATAATTTCTGCTCACTTTTACTGACAGATGATTGGCTTGAATACGTGCTTTTTTCCTTTGAAAACGGACGTGGAGAATGGCCAGATGACTGATAATTACTCGCAAAAACATTCCGCCCCGATGCTGGTAGATTAGTATCTACAACATTATGGGCTAAATAATTCGGCAATGGCTCACCAATATTACTTGCCATTGCTGGTATTTCTAAAGCAAGAGCCTGTTGCGTACGGTTTAACGCATTTAATACACCTTGATAAATAAAATCGTGAACTAATCGCCCTTGATGAAAACGAACCTCGTGCTTGGCTGGGTGTACATTTACATCAACATAGCTTGGATCCATATCTAAAAACAATACAAACGCAGGGTAATGATCCTTTGGCAAACTATCCCCAAAGGCTTGACGAATTGCGTGATTGATCGTTTTATCTCGCATTACCCGACCATTCACATAGCTGTAACTGAGGTCATTTTGCAACCGAGCAACGGTAGGCGAGCCAATCCAACCATATAAATGTAAATCATCGTGTTGCCAATCTAAATGAACCGCCGACCGAATAAATTCTTCACCGCAGATTGCCATTACCCGTTTTTGTTGCTGTTCAATACTTTGATCAGCAACCGCTTTATAATGGCGAATTTTCTTATCATTATGATTTAAAATAAAAGTAACATTAGGTTTTGCTAATGCAATACGGCGTAAAATTTCATCAATATGAGCAAATTCCGTTTTATTCGTTCGTAAAAATTTACGGCGAGCTGGGGTATTAAAAAATAAGTTAGCGACTTCAATGGTTGTACCAATAGGGTGTGAAGCTGGACGAATTTCGACCGCCATATCTCGGCCTTGCGCATAGGCTTGCCACGCCTCCATTTGATATTCAGGGCGAGACGTTAAGGTAAGACGTGAAACTGAACTAATACTTGCCAACGCCTCACCTCGGAAGCCAAGGCTTAAAATCATTTCGAGATCTTCTAACGTTGCAATTTTGCTGGTTGCGTGGCGAGAAAGGGCTAAAACCAGATCCTGCTTGCCAATACCACAACCATTATCTCTGATACGAATTAACTGCGAACCACCCTGTTCAATATCTATCTGAATAAGGGTCGCTCCCGCATCTAAACTATTTTCAACTAACTCTTTGACCACCGAAGCAGGACGTTCAACAACCTCCCCTGCAGCAATCTGATTGGCTAACTGAGGCGGTAGAATTTGGATTAAAGGTTTGTAAGTTGTCATAAGAGGCTCAATTAAACGATTAGAAAATGTCTAAAGTAAGGAACTTTAGCATAGCAAGCGGTGAGTTCAGGCAATTTCTGTCTAAACTCCCCTCATTTTTATTCAGAAATCTACAACCACCCTTTACGTTTGAAATAAAGATAAGGAGCAGATGCAGCGACAATCATTAAGCCAATCGCCATTGGGTAGCCATATTGCCATTTCAGTTCTGGCATCACTTCAAAATTCATACCGTAAGTTGAAGCGACAAGTGTTGCAGGTAAGAACATCACGGAGACGACCGAGAAAAATTTCATAATGCGGTTCTGCTCAATGTTGATAAAACCCATCGCCGCTTGCATTAAGAAATTTACTTTTTGGAATAGTGATTCATTATGTGGGTGCAGTGATTCAATATCTCGTAAAATATCTCGAGCTTGTTCAAGCTGATTATTCGGTAAACGGGTTTTCCGCAGTAAAAAACTCAATGCTCGTTGAGTATCCATTAGACACAAACGAACTTTTGAACTTGCATCTTCAAGCTCTGTTAGCTCTGCTAAAGCATCATCAAAACCATTATCGCCCTTTTTTTCTCCTTCTTGTCTATGCTCTTTTAAAATTATTCGACTCAGTTTTTCTAAATCTGCATAGATATTTTCAATGACATCAGCTAACTGCTCAATTTTCGTTTCAAACAGGTCAAGAAGTAGTTCATAGGCATTACCATCGATTAACTTTTCACGGCGTGAACGCATTCGATAAAGGCGGAAAGCCGGTAAATCCCGATCTCGCAAAGTAAATAAGCGCCCATCACGAATCGTAAAGCCAACGGTAGCAATATCTGCATAATTATCATCATCTAAACAATAGAAAAAAGAATGGAGATGCAAGCCATCTTCATCTTCAAAAAATCGGGCTGACGCTTCAAGATCCTCTAATTCGTGTTCTTCCGCAAGAGTTTGATCAAGGCGAATTTCAAGTACACTACGTTCTTCATCGGACGGATCAACTAAATCTATCCAAATGGCGTCATTAAATTGGTTTTGAATTGTTTCATCTACATTGACTAAGCGGTCGTTTTGTAACGAAAAAGCTCGGATCATTTCATACTCCTCGGGTTACAACAGAGATGAGGCGATGAACAAAAATGAACAAAAATTAAGATACTGACAGGAAAATACCGACTCTCGCCGGTAAAGAATTTGGACGAGGGGGGCTAAAAATCTGATAAGTATCGACTGTAACTGTCCAAAATGCTGTGTCCTCAAGATAAAAAAGCGGTCGAATAGTACAGATTTTACGCCAAATCGTCAAGGCATTTCTAAAAGGCAAGCGGTTTGATAAGCCCTATTTTTTGCTACTAATTCAAAAATTATTACCGCTTGCCTTCTACTCACAATAGCCGTCTAACTCACTTTCAGAGTTATTTCTCTTTACCCTCTAAATAAAGCCATTGGGCAACTTGCTTCGCAAAATAGGTTAAAATGCCATCTGCTCCTGCTCGTTTAAAACAAAGTAAAGATTCCATAATGCACTCTCGCTCTTTGAGCCAACCATTTTGAATGGCAGCCATATGCATTGCATACTCACCCGATACTTGATAAGCAAATGTTGGTACGCCAAATGTTTCTTTTACTCTATAAACAAGGTCTAAATACGGCATTCCAGGTTTTACCATTACCATATCTGCTCCCTCTTGGATATCTAATGCCACTTCGTGCAAACCTTCATTTGCATTTGCAGGGTCAAGCTGATAAGTTTTTTTATTCCCGCCTTTTAGATTACCTGATGAGCCCACTGCATCACGGAATGGACCATAATAATTTGAAGCATATTTAGCGGAATATGCCATAATTTGTGTATGGATAAAACCATTTTTCTCTAAGGCTTGACGAATTGCACCAATACGCCCGTCCATCATATCGCTTGGTGCAACAATATCCACTCCTGCTTGTGCGTGAGAAAGTGCTTGCTTAACGAGAATCTCCGTTGTTACTTCGTTCAACACATATCCATCATCATCAATGATACCGTCTTGTCCGTGAGTGGTAAATGGATCAAGGGCAACATCAGTAATCACACCCAGTTTCTCACCAAATGCCTGTTTTAACGCTCGTACTGCACGCTGTGCTAATCCATTTGGATTGTAAGCCTCTTCTGCCATAAGTGATTTTTTTTCTTCACTAACAACAGGAAAAAGTGCAATGGCAGGTACGCCATATTTTACAAGTAATTCTGCTTCGACTAAAAGTTGATCGATAGTTAAACGTTCTACGCCAGGCATTGACGGCACGCTCACTCGCTGATTTTCCCCCTCTATCACAAAGACAGGGTAAATTAAATCTTCTACATTGATACGATTTTCAGCACTCAAACGGCGACTAAATTCGTGCTTACGCAAACGACGCATTCTATTAGCGGGAAAATTTGCGGGAAGAAATTGTGTCATATTATCTCCTTTTACAAAATAATAAAGAAATCGACCCGCTTGTTGCGGGTCTTAATATTAAAGCTGATTATTTTCTTGCTGTGGTTCATCTTTCGGCACATAAAAACGTGCGACAATTAAACCAACTTCAAAAAGTAGAATCATTGGAATTGCTAATAAGGTTTGCGAAAAGATATCAGGTGGTGTAAGCAACATACCAATCACAAATGCCGCCACAATAATGTATGGGCGTTTTTCTCGTAAGTCATCCGGTGATGTAACCCCAGCCCAACAGAGCAAAATAATAGCAACAGGTACTTCAAAACAGATACCAAACGCAAGGAAAATTGTTAAAACGAAATCCAAATAACTACTGATATCCGTTGCCATTGTTACACCTTCAGGTGCAGTACTCGTTAAGAATCCAAAAATCAGAGGGAAAACCACATAATAAGCAAATGCAACCCCTGTATAAAACAATACCGTACTTGAAATAAGTAAAGGATAAACTAACCGTTTCTCTTGCTTATAAAGTGCTGGGGCAACAAATGCCCAAAGTTGATACAAAATATAAGGAACAGAAAGAAATACAGCCGTAATAATAGTTAATTTAATTGGAGTAAAAAATGGTGTTGCAACATTTGTTGCAATCATTGTTGCCCCTTGTGGTAAACGCTCGGTAAGTGGGCTAGCAAGTAAGCTATAAATATCATTCGCCCAGTAAACTAACAACGCAAACACAATTAAAACACACATTACCGCTTTTAATAAACGGTTTCGTAGTTCAACTAAATGGCTAATTAAAGGCTGTGACTCATCAACTGACATTTGAATTGCCCTTTTCTTGTGTAACAGGTTCATCATCTGGAGGATAATAAACGCTCAATTTTTCTTCATCAACTTCAGCTAATGCAGTCATTTCGTCGGGTGCAAGCTCAGACTCCCCCTTCTCAACAACTACATTAGGCTCAACAAGCGGTGAATTCAGCTCATTTTTTTGTACTTCAGCATCTGAAACCTGTATTTCTTCTGCTGGTTGATTGGCTAATTGGGTTATCTCATTTTTTGTAGAATCTAACCCATTTTTTAGCTTTTCTGCGGCCTGCTTGAGATCTGCCACGGTTTTTTCTAATTCAGGTGATAGACGATTAAGATTAAGCGTTTCGGCTTTCTTAATACTTTCCTGTAACTCTTGTAGCTTTAACTCTTGAGCTAGCTCATTTTGAACATTCGCCGCCAAACCTCGAATAGTACGAACCCACCCCATTACCGTACGAATTGCAATCGGTAATCGTTTAGGGCCAAGCACAACTAAGCCCACAATAAAAATTAAAACTAGTTCAGAAAAACCTATATCAAACACGGGTTACGCCTGCTCTTTCTCTTTTGCTTTCTGTTCAGTTTGTTCAGCAGTTTTTTGTTCAACTTTATCAAAATCTGCATCTTTCGCTTTTTCATCGCTCATCGCTTTTTTAAAGCCTTTAACCGATTCACCCAAATCTGCACCTAAATTGCGTAATTTTTTTGTACCAAATAAAAGCAAAATAATCACTGCAATAATCGCTAATTGCCAAATACTAATACCACCCATTGTGTACCTCTTATAAAAAGTGAATAGAATTTTCCCGATTATACGATTTTTCAGCAATGATACCATCATAATTTTACAAGAAATTGATCAGAACCTAGAGTTGTATATTAATTATACTTCATTCATAGAATGAACCAATGCTTTTATGATACACTTGTTAGTTATCAATACTCAAAAAATATTCAAGTTTACACTTTATAAGCTTAACTATTTCGTATATCTAAAATGAATAAAATACCTTTCTCTCTCAGATTATTTTTTTTCCGCTTTCAGCAAAATAAAATTAGCATCTATTCGGGCTATCTCACTTACAGCACCTTATTAGCCATTGTGCCACTTATTATGGTAGTTTTTTCTATTTTTACCTTACTACCAATGTTCACGGAAGCAACTTCTCTACTAAAAGAGTTTGTTTATGATAATTTTGCACCCAATGCGGGTGAGATGGTGCAACAATATCTTGATCTGTTCGTTGAAAACTCCAAAAATATGGGCATTATTAGTATTTTAGGCTTAGTTGTTGTTGCCGTAATGCTTATCTCAAGTATAGATAATGCCCTTAACGATATTTGGCATAATACGAAAAAACGGTCTTTTGTCCTTTCATTTATTATTTATTTAGGCGTGCTTATTTTTGGTCCAATTCTTGCAGGGGCAAGTATTGCGATTAGCTCTTACCTTTTCTCCCTTGAACTCTTTAGCCCTGATGGCATTTTTTCATTCAGCCATCATATTCTCAAACTTATGCCATTTTTCTTGATTTGGATAATGTTTAGCTTAGTTTATACTGTTGTTCCAAATACAAAGGTTCGCTTTCTGCACGCTGCGATTGGTGGTTTAATTGCAGGGTTATTTTTCACTTTAGGAAAAGAAATTTTTATTTGGTACATCACTCATTTTCCATCCTATCAAGCTATTTATGGTGTATTAGCAACTATTCCAATTATGATCGTATGGATTCATCTCAGTTGGGAAGTTGTTTTACTCGGCGGGCAAATTGCTTCTGTCTTAAAAGATCTCGAGATGATTAAAGCAGGTAAACTTGCCAATCCTTTACAATCTATGGAGAAACAATCATGATCGCACTGATTCAACGGGTAAAATGGGCGAAAGTTGAAGTCAATAACCAAATTATTGGCAGTATAAACACAGGTTTATTAGTGCTATTGGGTATTGAACAAGGAGATAACCAATCCAAAGCCGATCAATTACTACATAAAATTCTCTCTTACCGCTTATTTTCTGATGATAATAATAAAATGAATCTCAACGTTCAGCAAATAAACGGAAGTTTACTAGTTGTATCACAATTTACATTAGCCGCAGACACGAAAAAAGGGCTTCGCCCGAGTTTTTCACGAAATGCTGATCCAGCTATCGCTAAAACGCTATATGACTATTTTACCGAGCAATCATCACAAAAAATCACCACTCAAACAGGGAAATTTGCTGCGGATATGCAAGTCAGCTTACAAAATGATGGCCCCGTCACCTTTTGGCTTCAGGTATAAAATGCTCAGTTATTTTCGCCAACAACTACATTTACATTTTCCAACGCAGACTGATTTTTTAATTGGATTAAGTGGCGGGGTAGATTCTATTGTTTTACTTACACTCTTTGCTAAACTCCGGCAAGAAATACCACTTAATTTACGGGCTGTACATATTCACCACGGATTAAGCCCGAATGCTAACGACTGGGTAGCTTTTTGCCAATCACAATGTGCTAAACTACATATCCCCCTAACAATACGCTATGTTACCGTTGAAGGTAAACAAGGGCTAGAAGCAAACGCTCGCACTGCTCGTTATAATGCTATTCAAACAATCATTCAACCGAATGAAATTTTCACAACAGCTCATCATTTAGATGATCAAGTTGAAACTTTTTTTCTCGCTCTAAAACGAGGTTCAGGAGTTAAAGGTATTTCAGCAATGCAAGCGGTCAGTTTATGGCAAAATTTTACTATTTTTCGTCCCTTGCTTTCCTCAAGTAAGGCTGAAATTTTAGCCTATGCTTATCAAACAAATTTATGTTGGATTGAAGATGAAAGTAACCAAAATATTGACTTTGATCGCAATTTTCTACGCCAACAAGTTCTCCCTACGCTGAATCAGCGCTGGAATCATTTTAATCAAATGGTGGCTCGTACTAGCCAACATTGTGCCGATCAACAACAACTTATCACCGAATTGCTTAATGAAGAACTTCAGCAACGGATCGATCCAACCAACATACAACGCCTAAATATTACAGGGTTCAATACATTTTCTCACCTAAAACAACGGCAGCTTATTCGATTATGGCTTGAAAAAAACCAGCAACTAATGCCAAGCCAAATACAGCTTGAAGAAATAGTGAACACGATGCTTAAATCAAATCTTGATAAAAACCCCGAAATCATACTCAATAATAAAGTTATTCGGCGTTATCAACAGCATCTATTTATTACCGAAAAATTTCCCAAAATAATAGAACGCATTGAAATCAATCTTAATATCAAGGAAACAATTTCTTTACCCCACAATCTAGGAAATATTAAACGAGAATTTACTGAACTAATTTACACAATATCTTCTCAATCTTACCGCTTTATGCTACCTATTGAACTAAAAGACAAACTTATCACGCTTAAATTACAGCCTACGGGTAAAGTAAATTACTACAAAAAGCTACATCGAGAAGAAATGAAGAAAATTTGGCAAAAAAATAGCGTGCCAGTCTGGAAAAGACCACGCACGCCTGTTATTTTCTATAAGGATCAATTTGTAATGGTACTAAATGCTTTTCACAAAATAAGTAAGTAAACTATAAAATCCAATAAAACTTAACGCTAACAAGAAATTAGCAAATTTAGAATGAGTACGATGCAATTTATATAATAGACCTGAAATTAACAACAATATTGCTGGATAAATCCAACATAAAATAGAAAAGAAATTAATTTGGGCTGACGTTAAATTGAGATTTTCGGTTAATTTTGCTGAAATAAATAAACTCAAAGGCCATAAAGCACTAGGTAAACAAAAGAGTGCTAACATCCAACTAAATGCTGAAAAACCTTGTAAACTCTTACTTTGCATACGTTATCCCCTAGGATGAAACTGTTGATGTAATGATTTTAAACGTGCTTTCGCTACATGTGTATAAATTTGGGTCGTCGATAAATCGCTATGTCCCAATAACATTTGTACAACACGCAAATCTGCCCCATTATTAACCAAATGAGTAGCAAAAGCGTGGCGTAAAACGTGTGGTGAAAGTTTATCACTTTCAATGCCAGCCAATAAAGCATAGTGTTTAATACGATGCCAGAAAGTCTGACGAGTCATTTGCTGTCCTAAACGACTAGGAAAAACAATATTTAATTGGGCATTACCCACTAATGCCTTACGCCCATATTGGAAAAATTCTTGAATCCAGTAACTCGCTTCTTCTCCTAATGGCACAATTCTCTCTTTATCACCCTTACCAATAATCCGTACTAGACCTTGCGATAGACTCAAATTATCTATGGTAAGAGAAATTAGCTCCGTAACCCGTAATCCCGTTGCGTAAAGTAATTCAAGCATTGCTTTATCACGCAATTCAAGAGGATCAGCTGTATTAGGTGCATTTAATAAATCAATTACTTGATCTTCACTTAAAGATTTAGGCAAATAAACTGATTTACGTGGGGATTTTAACATTTCACTCGGATCATCTTTCCGATAATTTTCTAAATACAAAAAACGGAAGAATTTTCGTAAACAGCTTAACATACGAGCAGAGCTTGATGATTTATATCCTTGCTCTAAACGCTCTCCAAGAAAAGTTTGCAAATCCACATAATCTACCCGTAAAAAACCATCTGGTATTGATAACCATTGAGTAAATGCCATTAAGTCAAGTCGATAAGAAGCTATTGTATTCTCAGACAAATGATATTCTTGCCAAAGATTATCAAGAAATTGTTCAATAATAGGGTTTAATTGTGCCATACAAGCGGTTAGATTTTAGAAAAATATGTAATTAGTTTTACATAATAATGAGATAACTAGAAAAGAAATTTATAGTTTATAAATTTTAAAATATGGCAGGGGCGGAGAGGCTCGAACTCCCAACACCCGGTTTTGGAGACCGGTGCTCTACCAATTGAACTACGCCCCTAAAGAGAAAGCGATTAGATTTATACATCAAATCGCTAAAATAAGTGGCGGAACGGACGGGACTCGAACCCGCGACCCCCTGCGTGACAGGCAGGTATTCTAACCAGCTGAACTACCGCTCCGCAAATTTGGCGATTAACAGTGCCCTACTCTCACATGGGGAATCCCCACACTACCATCGGCGTAACAGCATTTCACTTCTGAGTTCGGTATGGAGTCAGGTGGTACTACTGCACTCTTGCTGTTAATCAAATTCTTTTATTAAGTTAGCTCACTATTAAAAATGAACTAAGTTAATAAAACCCTGATGG
This portion of the Vespertiliibacter pulmonis genome encodes:
- a CDS encoding VOC family protein, with the translated sequence MILKNPTENSQFANFLANLTACFGNLSQFEQKIQEIADIAQLNLTQFEIDHLAVRMNNLETAQQWHMFLSMNANLLKQSEVNGRPISLFKLHQPLEFYGQSVSIIELPYPKNKIYPQEGWEHIEIVVPFLANESVEQWVSRLNDQFQFEQNPQLNVKISQPLVENERLPNPTIAISLKGTTNQNYCCLKLHPYDINAIILSEIII
- a CDS encoding glycine zipper 2TM domain-containing protein, whose amino-acid sequence is MKKFGLAASLLASLILTGCANSDIYSGNVYRGDQAKEARAISYGTVVSVREVKIQAGDQGPLGGLGGGVIGGIAASTIGGGRGQAIASAVGAIAGAVLGSKVEEKANQVSSLEMVIRKDDGKEIVVVQKKEDGFVPGKRVRIVGSNADLNVSLL
- a CDS encoding deoxyribose-phosphate aldolase, with amino-acid sequence MKKLSLVLLMSAALAACTADVYSTKGNATILSSKTLDDNTVELTIAKDDGEVVTMTRQYDAHAAVGARIVVDDAQQNQDSDLKTIRRYEFK
- the yccS gene encoding YccS family putative transporter, coding for MHNLLKKLSFEWLNANILGILPIFLATNIAAITVWQLHISEHTMPLVLGIIAGGLSDLDNRLTGRLKNLLFSLIAFGISALSAQLALSFNWLFIPLITTITFIVIMLGAIGPRYSTIAFSTLLVAVYITLTYTENSVWYSNPLLIVCGTLLYGICAVLVYLLFPNRTMQENVAQYFSSLGHYLQIKASFFDPDDPDSLPEKQFALAQANIEVLNAFDKARISLFYRLNNQHRNRFTQRMLRFYFTGQDIWEQASSSYTSHYLELFQSLQNTDLVFRFHRLLELQATACQQIAHSLRHNEPYQYPIQRTRVLMGLNQSLTFYQEKGIKYFSKLHSIAENLRYIEGQLVQLANNSPNEPPQNLPKTVHLIAENASTFRNIIHAVRSQCHFGSQLFRHAIRLSIVVFICSLFAELFQITQGYWILLTAILVCQPNYSATKKRLIQRVIGTILGVIVGLSLRYISPTLEAQLGLLVASSSLFFLFRTNNYSFSTFFITLQVLISFDIVGLDPDGAMLPRIIDTLIGAGIAWLAVSYLWPDWKYINLRQSLTETLASNADYLKQIIAQLQFGYRHQFSYRVARRSAQNAVANLSTTVANMLAEPKKYQKALGNAPSLLGLSYTLISYISALGTYRSESHLLNQQIDFSGIFFKQAKQVVQLLEKIAKDKGDQREILLAEIDNTDQQLRQIEMEHQLSIDEKSLVLLQQLHLIVQLLPQFYGLIDTENTLQVPQKN
- the mutL gene encoding DNA mismatch repair endonuclease MutL → MTTYKPLIQILPPQLANQIAAGEVVERPASVVKELVENSLDAGATLIQIDIEQGGSQLIRIRDNGCGIGKQDLVLALSRHATSKIATLEDLEMILSLGFRGEALASISSVSRLTLTSRPEYQMEAWQAYAQGRDMAVEIRPASHPIGTTIEVANLFFNTPARRKFLRTNKTEFAHIDEILRRIALAKPNVTFILNHNDKKIRHYKAVADQSIEQQQKRVMAICGEEFIRSAVHLDWQHDDLHLYGWIGSPTVARLQNDLSYSYVNGRVMRDKTINHAIRQAFGDSLPKDHYPAFVLFLDMDPSYVDVNVHPAKHEVRFHQGRLVHDFIYQGVLNALNRTQQALALEIPAMASNIGEPLPNYLAHNVVDTNLPASGRNVFASNYQSSGHSPRPFSKEKSTYSSQSSVSKSEQKLYGQLLSSVNPVDTNKRLDHTEILPKPVMPMLTSSVEITKGDFCPALAIVEKQAVLLKENEQFSLVNIEKLARLRLALQLQQGESQRLLIPLSISIENENSRWQVIESELSTLGFVIQTKMWQGKTRLTVEQVPSCLREQNLQQLLLNLLQTQAVGCVQFFAENAVLPTACSLADVVVLLAEIEQQPSSKIALEQLKRTVDFSAYLD